A region from the Streptobacillus ratti genome encodes:
- a CDS encoding tyrosine-protein phosphatase, whose product MKKTILLFLLFLSCFVYSNDNTLLINKEKNMYKLDEGVYRSKQLKLEDLPLINELGIKTIISLRYFNKNKDEKVFKDTDLILISNPLKTWNITAKEVARVLYDIERSKENGAVLFHCYHGSDRTGLISGMYRIIYQDYEINDALIELVNGPYGFHKIWKNIPKMFNEKVIKEVKDEIIKLKSKDLKVLD is encoded by the coding sequence ATGAAAAAAACTATATTATTATTTTTACTATTTTTATCTTGTTTTGTATATTCAAATGATAATACTTTATTGATTAATAAAGAAAAAAATATGTACAAATTAGATGAGGGAGTATATAGAAGTAAACAATTAAAATTAGAAGATTTACCACTTATTAATGAACTAGGTATAAAAACTATAATAAGCCTTAGATATTTTAATAAAAATAAAGATGAAAAAGTATTTAAAGACACTGATTTAATATTAATAAGTAACCCTTTAAAAACATGGAATATTACAGCTAAAGAAGTTGCCAGGGTGTTATATGATATAGAACGTTCAAAAGAAAATGGAGCAGTATTATTCCATTGCTATCATGGTTCTGATAGAACTGGGTTAATATCAGGAATGTATAGAATAATATATCAAGATTATGAAATAAATGATGCCTTAATAGAACTAGTAAATGGACCTTATGGATTTCATAAAATATGGAAAAATATACCTAAAATGTTTAATGAAAAAGTAATAAAAGAAGTTAAAGATGAGATAATTAAATTGAAAAGTAAAGATTTAAAAGTACTTGATTAG